Genomic DNA from Desulfomonilaceae bacterium:
TTCGTAGCGGTTTTACCCACATGCTCGGCATGACAACAATCACTCCCGCCTGTTGATGGTAATCCCAATTGCATACACGGCTTGGCAGCGAGAGCGATCTGCCGGTTGAAATGCTTTTTCCGAAATTGTGACGTGTTCCGGGAGATTAATGCGTAAATGCGAAAATGGTATTGAGTGGGAAGATCGTTTCTCAATCGTGAGAAATATACTGAGAAACTTCGGGAAATCATTAGAATACGCCAGGAAAAGCGAGAAAGAGTATTAAGCTTACTTTGTGAAAAATAAGTCACCGAGGTTTATGTACAAATGGAGGCCTGTTACAGACACCCGGGTCGTCCGGGAATTTATTATTGTCAGAAGGATGGAAACCGCATGTGTGAAGAATGCGCTTGTTGCCACAGCCCGAGAATTTATTGCCAGTTTCGAAGCGCATGCGTCATAAGTATGTTAACCAAACAGGGCGAATTGACGCCTTGTGAACAGGAATCCGAAAGGAAGCCTGACGTGGAACCGGAGAAAATTTCAGTACGAGGGTGACAATTGAGTTCAACGTGCACATATGTACAGATTGGCAATATGCGGTAGTTCGTGTTTAGCCGATCAAATAATTCTGTCTGAGTTAATACTATGACCAAACGAGACTATTATGACGTTCTTGGTGTCAGCAAAGGTTCAGGAGCTGACGAGATCAAGAAGGCCTACCGTAAACAGGCTTTGCAATATCACCCGGATCGTAACAAGGGTGACAAAGACGCGGAGGAAAAATTCAAGGAAGCGGCTGAAGCATACGAAGTGTTGAGCGATGTGGAAAAAAGAAAAATCTATGATAGATTTGGGCACGACGGGCTACAACAGCAAGGCTTCACGGGATTTAGGAATTTCGACGACATCTTCTCATCCTTTGGAGACATTTTCGAAGAGTTTTTTGGATTTGGTGGTGGTCGATCGAGAATGAATCGTGTAAGGAAAGGGGCTGATCTTAGGCTCGACCTGACGATAGACTTTTTGGACGCCGCTTTTGGTAAAGAAACTGAAATTGAGATATCCAAACATGAGCCGTGTGAACTGTGTCACGGTCTAGGCACTCGTGGTGGTTCACCTCCCTCCGTATGCTCAACTTGTGGTGGAAGAGGGCAAGTCACTAGGTCTCAAGGATTTTTTTCTATTAGCACCACATGTCCAACATGCCAAGGGGCTGGGACTGTGGTGACGGACCCGTGTGAAAAATGTCGGGGTGTTGGCAGGGTGTTGATTTCAAAGAAACTTTCTTTGAAGATTCCTCCGGGTGTTGAAAGCGGGTCACGTCTGCGACTTAATGGAGAAGGGGAATCTGGCGACGCTGGCGCTCCTGCTGGTGATCTGTACGTTTATTTAAACGTGAAACCTCACGAGACATTTAAGCGTGAAGGTGACAACGTAATTGTCCTGACTCCTATCAGCTTTCCCGTAGCGGCGCTAGGAGGCCAGATAGATGTTCCAACTCTTGAAGGAAATGAAATGATTCAAATCCCAAAAGGAACTCAGGCGGGTCAGGATTTTAGAATTCCGGGGAAAGGTATTCCTCACCTTCGTGGACGAGGGAGAGGTGACCTTATTTCTGTGGTATATATCCAGACGCCCAAAGAATTAGGTCAAGAACAGGAAGATCTTTTGAGGCGACTGGCTGAGCTTGAGGGATCGAATGTAACGCCTAAGAAACGAGGTTTTTTTTCCAGAAAAAAATGACAGATAGAATAACTGTTCTAGGGATAGGTAACATACTTCTTCGTGACGAAGGAGTAGGGGTGCGCGTAGTTGAAGAACTCGGAAAGACCTACATTTTTCCTGAGAATATCCATCTCGTTGATGGGGGCACCCAGGGATTATGGCTGCTATCAACAATTCAGGAATCTGACCACTTGGTTGTAGTGGACGCAGTGATAGGCGGAGGGGAACCAGGTAGCCTTTACAGACTTGAGAGGGCGGATTTACCAAAAGGATTGAGAATAAAGCAATCAGCGCATGATAGCGATTTGGTGGAAGCTCTTAACCTTTGCGCTCTTGTGGACAAGGAGCCCAAAACAGTAGTAGTAATCGGCATAGAACCTGTTGACATAACTCCTTATGGACTGGAGCTTACGGAAACTATCAGTGGTAAAGTAACCGCCATGATGGCGATGGTCATTAGCGAGCTGGAAACTCTTGGCGTGAAACCGGAAAAAATTGTTTGAACGGCATTATAAACTGTGTTAATTTGAGTATATCGCGTCTCGCGAGAGACAAGATACCGTGTCTTTGGTTGTTTTGTGGCGGTATTTTTTTATAATGTGTTGGAGGCTAAATAATGGATATCAGAGGGAAAATCGCTGTTTGTGCGCTGATAGTTTTCTCAACCATCCTGTTCGCTGGAATGGCTGTTGCTGCCAACAAGGTCCCCGAAGGAGACATAAGTATTCACTCTGGAGACGTTTTTAAGGAATTCAAGCAGGGCCCTGTCATTTTTCCGCATGCCAAGCACAAAGCTCTTAAATGCACAGATTGTCATCATGAGTACAAAGATGGCAAAAACGTTTGGCAAGAAGGACAAGAAGTCAAGAAATGTAGCACATGCCATAAACTCGAAGCTGATGGTAAGATTGTGAAGCTGGAAAAGGCTTATCACGACGCTTGCCAAGTCTGTCACAAGAAATTGAAAAACGAGAATAAACCTACTGGTCCGGTTACATGCGCGAAGTGTCACCAGAAAAAGAAATAGTGGACCTGATCTAACAAACTTTTCGACAATTTTGCTATAAGGAAAGAGGGTTGTTTCATTATGAAGCGGTCCTCTTTTTTTGTTTGTTAATATTCTGTAAA
This window encodes:
- a CDS encoding cytochrome c3 family protein — translated: MDIRGKIAVCALIVFSTILFAGMAVAANKVPEGDISIHSGDVFKEFKQGPVIFPHAKHKALKCTDCHHEYKDGKNVWQEGQEVKKCSTCHKLEADGKIVKLEKAYHDACQVCHKKLKNENKPTGPVTCAKCHQKKK
- the dnaJ gene encoding molecular chaperone DnaJ, translating into MTKRDYYDVLGVSKGSGADEIKKAYRKQALQYHPDRNKGDKDAEEKFKEAAEAYEVLSDVEKRKIYDRFGHDGLQQQGFTGFRNFDDIFSSFGDIFEEFFGFGGGRSRMNRVRKGADLRLDLTIDFLDAAFGKETEIEISKHEPCELCHGLGTRGGSPPSVCSTCGGRGQVTRSQGFFSISTTCPTCQGAGTVVTDPCEKCRGVGRVLISKKLSLKIPPGVESGSRLRLNGEGESGDAGAPAGDLYVYLNVKPHETFKREGDNVIVLTPISFPVAALGGQIDVPTLEGNEMIQIPKGTQAGQDFRIPGKGIPHLRGRGRGDLISVVYIQTPKELGQEQEDLLRRLAELEGSNVTPKKRGFFSRKK
- a CDS encoding HyaD/HybD family hydrogenase maturation endopeptidase, which translates into the protein MTDRITVLGIGNILLRDEGVGVRVVEELGKTYIFPENIHLVDGGTQGLWLLSTIQESDHLVVVDAVIGGGEPGSLYRLERADLPKGLRIKQSAHDSDLVEALNLCALVDKEPKTVVVIGIEPVDITPYGLELTETISGKVTAMMAMVISELETLGVKPEKIV